In Stomoxys calcitrans chromosome 2, idStoCalc2.1, whole genome shotgun sequence, the following proteins share a genomic window:
- the LOC106083573 gene encoding enhancer of split M2 protein, which produces MFTDTKNLANLCVNNTNASMKLTNLQQQQQQQLQQSDKFKLRKVWKPILRLMSIKSATAGKNNRSIPNNVNLNNAHITHNTPKDLLFSSAEVHSDLEEQFAQLTVKLPEVCQTEEDMETKNEMSSSSKEPLEFISRVSVDKTPLNTCNNCVHGRNCQHSQYHQQTATQSSSPLLLHEGDLNFINAEDGYFVWSDTFAEMDEQLLRQWYWQNSWQFAENATMC; this is translated from the coding sequence ATGTTTACCGATACGAAAAATTTGGCAAATCTTTGCGTCAACAATACAAATGCCTCAATGAAGTTGACAAAtctgcaacagcaacaacaacagcagctacAACAGAGTGATAAATTCAAACTGAGGAAAGTCTGGAAACCCATCTTGCGCCTCATGTCAATTAAATCTGCCACAGCAGGAAAAAATAATCGTTCAATACCAAATAATGTTAACCTCAATAACGCCCACATCACCCACAATACACCCAAGGATCTACTCTTCAGCTCTGCAGAAGTACACAGTGACTTAGAAGAGCAATTTGCACAACTAACGGTAAAGCTGCCAGAAGTGTGTCAAACTGAAGAAGATAtggaaacaaaaaatgaaatgtCCAGCAGCTCCAAAGAACCCCTAGAGTTTATCAGCCGCGTCAGTGTGGATAAAACCCCCCTCAATACCTGCAACAATTGTGTTCATGGTCGCAACTGCCAGCATTCTCAATATCATCAACAAACCGCCACCCAAAGTTCTTCCCCCCTGCTGCTGCACGAAGGTGATTTGAATTTCATCAATGCCGAAGATGGCTATTTTGTTTGGTCCGATACCTTTGCGGAAATGGACGAGCAATTGCTGCGCCAATGGTATTGGCAAAACTCCTGgcagtttgctgaaaatgcaaCCATGTGTTAA